The following nucleotide sequence is from Pochonia chlamydosporia 170 chromosome 4, whole genome shotgun sequence.
ATCTGAGAAAGTTGGTCAGCCTTGGAAAGTTACAGTTTTCACAAAGAACTACCAGCCTTTTAGTAGGTTTGCCTTGACCTAGCTCCACGGCACATGAGTAGGCCGCCCGATGAAGCCATCCGTACGCGTCGACAGCTAGAATATCGCCGCTACACTTTTTAAGCTCAGTGGGCCGTTGTATGGACTTGAGCAGAGGCAGAAGCCCTATTTTCAGATTAGTTTTCCCAAAACAGACCGTGTTTACGAGACTTGGACGGACCTGACACGCCCATGTTGACGGCCTACGATTGGCATAAACAAAGGGTGACCGTAGCAGTATATCTCGGAGGGCGTGAGAATGTGTTGGATAAGGCGTTGGAAAATAAGGGACGATTGAGAGTCTTCGAATTCGGCATACGCGGCGTGCTAGTCGAGGTTCTGCAGTAAACTAACGCGTGAGGTATCGACAGTTGCGATATGAAGATGAGCGGAGGATCATGGGACGGAAGCCTGGTAAGTGGACGCGACGTGAAGACGGACACAGGAGGGACACGTCGAAGAGAGGTAGTATCGGGCGAGAcaggcagagaagaagtcGTCCGAGTCGTGGATGAAGTGGAACAAGTGATGGAGTAGCTAATGTCAAGCGCAATGAAAAGCAACGCAGGTCTTTAGGGAAGTCGACTTGACGCCATGGAACTttagaagagaagaaacGACTGGGTGCAAGTGACCAGGCAGGTGCAGTGAGAGTAGAGGTCAACGGCGTACCCTGGTAAGAGCACGGAGAACGGAGTACCTCGACTCAGATCTGTTGTGTGGCTGCCTGTACTTTGGTTGGCTCCGACAACGTACCCGAGCAAGGTGGGCTGGATTGAGAACCGGAAGTACCAAACCAGATCTGCGTGCTGAAGATACATGTACACCGCCCAAAGCTAGACACAACAAGGCAGGAAAGTGTCAACTCAGAACTTTAGAAGTGAGACCACACCCACcagtgctccgtactccggATCATTTGGTAACTGGGCAAGCCAAGACGCGTGCCACTTGCTGGCTGGGACCTACCTAAGTAATTAGGGTCCCGGCTCAGATAAGTTGCAAACGACCCCAACCTGGTGAGACGCGTagatggacatgaaggaACGGGTATTGGTCGCCTGTCGCGGGTCGCGATTGTGTGGTCCGGACCCGTCAAATTTGATGTTTAGAGTATTGCGCTGTAATAGGCATCTCGCAGCCTGGCTGGTTAGATTTCGCGAATTGGGGACGTCGACATTGACTGTTCGGGCCGCTCAAAGTGGCTAGTTCCCGTGCGCCAGCATTCCAGTCCTTTTGCTCCCTGGAGCAGTATGTAAATCCCAATGAGATGGGACCCAATGAGCAGTGCCGTAATTTGCCTCCGGATGGCGAAACAAGCCGGCATATTCCTTCCTGTGTGAATTGTATGGTTGTGGAGGTGCTTGACAGCGATGATGCATGCAATTCCTGTGCTGGACACGCCAGTGTCTCTGCAACGAGAATGATGCTCTTTCTGGAGCCCAATTGCCCAAGTTCCTGAGCCACCGGCAATGATATCAGTTGATGAAACTGATAAGTGGGCCAGtgtctgctcaagtggtTAGTGGGGCAGAAGCTGCCACCCCAGATGGGCCtagtccagtccagtcatTGAATGTCACTGAAAATACTTTTTTTTCccagccagacttgaccagacgtcGAAGGAGACTGTAGATAGCACCATCTCAGCCAGcccacaacagcaccagaaACCAAGATGCCCAGCTCATTACAAAAGACGCGCAAACACATTGCCAAGAAGCGCAATGGCGAAGTCAACGCCCTGCACGCAAAGTCCAGGGATTCGCTGCGGCTGCACAAAGCTGGTGTGCGAGATCAAAGGCTGGAGAAGCTTGCCgcagcaagaagcaaaaaggaGCAACCTATTGGTATGATTAGTGCCATTCCGTGGAAATTTTCAGATGGTGATTGGAGTATTAATTTGGTGAATCCAGTTGATCGAGTGACCTTTTTCCAAGAGAGTTTGGCTGAGAAGGATAATCAACCTCTCGATCTCGAGACAGTCCAGTCATATATCAAGACGTAAGTCCCAGCTCATTATTTCATGATTTTCCCACTTGTTGACCCCAGGTGGCTAGCTTTATTCACCAATATGATGAGGAGTATGATTCTCTCAAAAAAGCCCGCCGCCCAGGCAGACCGGCGAGTGCGAGGGAAGATTTACTCAAAATAAAGATTGCCGCACTGCAAAAAGAGTACGAGAACGGATTCGGTAAGTAATTCGCGGGAAGATCTTGCTGTCTAGATGTCGCGGCTAATTTGTTATAGTAATTCCCGATCTCATGTCTGCCGAAAATGCAAAGAGTTTGGAAAACTGGGAAGGGTCATGGGCTTACCTGACGAATATACCTTGGATCAAAGTATCAAGTGCGGGACAAACCAGGTCTGCCGAATTTCCGTCAAAAGGAATCAACTGATATGTGGCGACAACGCCAGGCAATAAAAGAGACGAGTGTAAACGAGCAGCCCCGTTAGGTAAGCCGGGTTGGCAACAAGCTATCTCTGCATGGCTCGGCGAGTGCGAAGCAGACACTCATGATGTTGATTCAAACAGCTCGGAATCTATCGCTGGGGAAATCTTTTGGCAGAAAGGGAGCAATTTGTGTTGCGGAAATGGCCTTTTGCTGCCACAGCTGCCGCTTGGGCTACATCAGTCCCCTTGTGATTGAGGACATGAGCAGCGAGGGTAGGAGAAACAACAAGATATACCCCATAATGACATTGGAACCTGCCTCAAAGCTTGTTAGAGGCAAAGAAACGTGAATTGGGAGCGCCATTCGATCTGACTCTGAGGGCGCAGGGAGGAAATTACCCGACATCAATGCAGTGGAGGGAAGTGATTTTACGATTACGAACAATTACATTAAATAAAGCCAACGAGTACAAATTTGCTGCAGATGCTCCGCAAGTGAAGGAGAAAACTTGTCCAATATTTGCGTCACAACTACTTATGTGCCACGATTGTGTGTACTCTCTAATCCATTCCATATCAATATTCACATCAATATACGTTGTATCCTCTCACCAGCTCCTATTCTCGGCATTGATGCCCCTGCAAATCACGTGCATCACCCCCTGCAGCGCTGCCCCACAGTTTTAGCCAGATGGCCTGGGTCCTAAAAATTTCAAAGCTCTCCCAGCATCATACGTTGAATTTCTTCAGCTCATCGGGACAAGCTTTCCATCCCTTACTTTCTCTCTCTCGCCTCTCAACAGTAAACCACACAGTAAACCGCCACGATGCTGTCTCTCCGAAGCTTTGCTAGATCCGCCCCGCGGGCCATGTCCCGGCTTGCCAGCGCTTCGATGCGCTCTGGCGTTGCCCGTCCCAGCACCTTTGCCAAGGCCTCAGCTATCAGTGCCCTGCGACCTGCTCGCGccgccgccttctcaacaacagccgGCCGCCGTGCTGCGGACGGCGAAACCGACGATGAGCTGtccgccaagctggagagTGAAATCCAAatcgaggaggagatgaaggcgcAGGAGCAGCAGCCCGCCAGCATCAAGGACTTTTTGGACAACAGCCCCTTTGAGCTGATTGACACCCCTGGACAGGAAGTGGTCAAGCTGGTTCGCTCATTTGGCAACGAAAAGTAAGCCACTACTGGTCTTGTGCTTGAATTACACCTGTCTTCTCATCAGATACTAACCTCGTTCAGAATCACAGTCAGCTTCTCCATCGCCGACATCACCAACTACGACCCCTACACCGAGGACGCTGCCCTTGAGGACGAGGAGTTTGACGACTCCATCCAATCCCCCGGCAAGCAATCCAACAACGCTGCCGAAGAAGCCGACGAGATGGACGAGCTCGACGAAGAGGCCGCCGCCCCGATCAACCTCTCCATCGTGGTCGAGAAGCCCGGCAAGACCGCTGGTGCCCTCAACATCGACGCCACCGCCCAGGACGGCAACATTGTCGTCGAGAACATGTTCTTCTACGAGGACGCCAAGGTCGCCAAGGTCGAGAGCCCCGAGTCTGCACAGAAGCGCGCGGACGTGTACCCCGGTCCTCCGTTCGGCAGCCTCGACGAAGATCTGCAGGTCCTGATGGAGCGGTTCCTCGAGGAGAGAGGCATCACGCAGGCTAtggctgtgtttgtgccCGACTATGTGGATGTCAAGGAGCAGAGGGAGTATCTGCGGTGGTTGAGTAACGTCAAGGGCTTCGTTGATGCTTAAACATGTGTCAATACGGTGGTGTAATATCAAGTTGGGGGCGAGGGATCCGCGCTCCGTGAGGAGTGGGATGCATCTCCGTTAGGGACAAGCTTCGATTTTTGGTCTTTGGTTGACAAAATTTCGGGGATACTAGAGCCTTTACCTCACTCATGTTGTATTATTAGCAGTGTATCTGCGTGTACAGGAATGGAAAATCAGAAAACTTAGCGGAGTTATGAATACAGAGTTTAATGTCAAGTGCGCAGTATGCATTTATTGTGATGAACGCAAGCGATGAACAGATGTTGCATGCAGCATAACCACTGAGTTGCTAATGCGAGTGAACCAAATCTTTGATAAACCAACTCAGACCGCGGTGGATAAAACAACACCCAGCAACCTTGAACTCTATATTGTTCGCTAGAGAACTAGTCTCGTGCCATCCAACTCATCTAAAATAAATCACAACCCCATGCATGACTCCTGAATAAGTAGCTAAAAGGCATATGTAATCGTAACGACGCTGGCTGCGACTCTTGCCAGACCAAGAACGAGGGTATACTCTGCACACCTCAGCCTCGACTTTCTGtcccaaaaagaaaaccaTCCTGATCCTATGCAGTTATGTATATTATGTGCAACGGGGATAAAACTACAAGATCCCCTCCATAGACCAATCACCTTGTTGCGCCCGTTCCAGCACCTGTCTCCCTTTGTCAGTTAGGTCAGGcttgccgccgttgccaacgACATGCTCGAAAAAGACGGGTTGCCATGTTTCATTGCTCTTTTCACGCTCGCGGGCTTTTTCGCGTTGCTTTTCCTCGAGCTCGACTTTGAGGTCGGTTGCTTTGGAGAATTGCTTGGCGAGGATTGCTTTAGTGACGCCGCCCCAGAGTGTAAGGGATTCATTGGCAAGTTGTTGCTCTTCTGGGGGAAGAACTTTGGAGGCGACGTGAAGAGGCGCAACGTCTATGATGGTATATTGATGTTCAGGGGGGACGGATTTCTGGGGAGGAGGCAAGTTAGCGCTTTTGGTCCAATGGAACGTGTTTTTGCGTTTCAGAAAAGCTTACCACTGGCTTGGGACCAATTGAAAAGACAACCTTTTCTCGCCAAGGGCCGTTCAATCGGACCAGAATGTCCTCGTCGGGAACGTCTTGTACGCGCGTCTTGGTATCGTTTTCAGGGTCATACCGGAAAATGACACCATCAATCTTGTTCGTGGTTCTACCGAGCCAGCCATCCTCTACGTAGTGAAGAATACACTTAAGCTTGGTCTCGGGACATGTGATGTAGGCCATTTCGCTGACAGAAACGCTGAGTGCGCCACGGAAAAGACCACCAAGATGTGCTGCAGGGTGGGTAAGCTGGTATGTTTCACCACCGAATTTATCCAACGTGATGAAGATGCCCATATTGTGCTCGCCAGGCAAAACCTTGACTGAGGTGCCTGTAAACTTGGCACTAATTTGGTCGAATCCTCGAGCACTGAGGCCCTTCTCCGGGCACGCAATGTGGAAGGCGCTCACCGGGGGGTGGTGAGAGGTCTGTTCGGTGAGATATGAAATTCGAATTGGTTTCTTGTCAGGCGTCGATGTGCCATGTTTAGGCACGGATAGAGAAACGGTGGACTCATTCTTATCGCTCTTGGGAGGAAGTTTTAAGCTTCGCAAAGATCCTTTATCTGAGCCGGACTGGTAGCCACTGAGCTCAGCGGTCTCGATTTTGGGGGCATTGTCTTCTGTTTCCCAATTACACTGTAGCAAAACCGCGTGTTAGCGAAGACAGCATCCTTTGTTCTTGTCATTCTGTTCCCCATCTTCCCCTCACAACCAACCCCACATGCATGCACAGAGTCCCTTGTTCTTTGCTTTTGACGAGGTGGCTTACTCTGAAGAATTCTCCCAAGCAAGAATTGTATGGTTTGCACGGTTTGCCTTTGGCGTATTTCAAGTCCTTGGTCAGCCAGAAGCGGACAACTTCAAGCATGCGGTCGAGGGGTTCTTCCGAAGTGCCAATAGCAATAAATGCATTGGGGGCATCGAGGTAGGTCCAGTATTCAAGGTTCGGGGTTGGCTCCAAAAGCTGCGATGGTAGAGAAAATCGGACGGCGGCGAGGTCAGCAACGCCAATAAATctatgaagaagaaggttgtAAGTAGGTGTGacttcttttttctttcttttttgtaTCGCTTTGTCATTGTCTTGTACATCTCTGGTCTGTAACCGATGTGTGGGCTTGCATCACAGCGTGGATCATTCTTAGCGCCGTTCTGTGACTTCAGTGATGTCTCACCGAGTTGTCACTGTCGCCAGCTTGGAGGACAGGTGTTCTTACTTTCTGAGAATACCCAAAAAGGTTCGCAGCTTGGAGCCTTCGTTCTGCGGTTCGTCAGGCGCTTCGGCCGCGAGCGGTGCTGTTGTGGGAGGTGCTGTCGATGACGACATAGCGATAGCTTTGTCGATGAGCGAAGCTTCGTAGCAGACGGGGTTGGTATGTGGGCAACGTATTCCGGTATATATACCCTGTTAAGGTAGAGCTGGTAGTCGATCGCAGCTAACCGGGGCGAGGAATTTATTCGTCGGTAGATGATAGAGGTAGAAAGCTGTTCACAAGCTAATATGGCTATTGTAAAAGTTAagcgtctggtggtttggaaTATTTCAGGGTGTCGGTCAAGGCGCAGGCGGTTAAGATGTAaaggctggcttgcttgtCCAGACGAAAGGTAAAACACGTTGAGCCCTTCCAAGGATCAACTGGTGGGATGGCTGTTTGTGGACCACTTGCAGGGTATCTCTGCAGCAAAGGAATAAAAAGTAGcttgcttgaccagacggaccagaaaagaccagaccagaccagactggaagtTGAAGCACAGGCGAGTTTTTGGAAGCTGATCTGTGACGTCTGCGGGGCGCAGCGTCTTTGTCGAGCCACAAGGAGGCAAACTTGAGTCGTAGTTGGTGGGGAAGCGGACCTCGGGAGCCAGACAGACGACAGGGCCTGGAAAGAGGCGTTAAAAATAGTGGACAGGGACTTGGTCAGGCACTGGAAAGCATCCAGTCGGCGAATACTGTGATGTAGTTGATACTCCAAGGCAAAATACCTGACTCTCAATGCTGCGAACCGCGGTGTCAGAAGACTGTGCTGGACAAGACAGGATGCCAATGTGCAGCTGAAACAAAGATGATTGGAGCCTGCAAACGAAAGCTCTCAGTCACTGGGCCACTCAAGCCCGAAATGATTTGAAAATCACTCCGTATTGATTAATCAATCGTCCAGTGGCGGGAGCACCGCGGGAACACAGCGGGATGCTGCAGGGGCGGTCAGCGGCTGCTTTTCAAGTACCACCTCACGGCCGGGGACGACTGCGTTGAGTGCGTCAAGCGTAGAAGCTAGAAGCAATCCAACTGCGAGGGTTGCGCCACTGAGGAGCTTTTTGGCATCGCTTGCGAACTTGGTGGTGTCGACGATGAACGTGTGCCAAGATCCCCTGTTCTCGATGAGGAGTCGTTTAAGTCTGGTAGTAGCAGGCCCAGACAACAACGCTGATGATATTGCGAGAgggggagaagagaaaggaagCAAGCAGAAAAGAGTCTCGTGCAAAATGCCACATCTTTTCCCACCACACCACGGGAGCATTCGATGTTTTAAAGCATATTGTTCCCCCCAGACCAGTTCAAACTGGAATAATTAAGACTAGCCTCGACGCCGCCACTCAACCTCACCTTCTTTCCAATCGCGGCGATTCCAAAAGAGCCAATCAAAACACCACATGGGCAAAAGCCTTGGTCCTcaactcgtccatgtccgtcaACCTTCTTTTGCTACTGTTGTCGCCACAGCTCCATAAGACCCTGTGTGACTGGTATTCAAGGCGTATCATCGGAAGAGTTGCTGCATTAATTTTCGTCCCTTGTCGTCGCGTGATATTTGTTGAATGTCGCAGGTAAGCTTTGGGTGGAGGTTGAGCATCATAGTGCGAAGGTGACTAACGAGgacaacaagaaaaggagcacTGTTCCTGGTACACCAACGGTATTGCTTACCATTTTGCCGACGAGAAATAACTAAATGCAC
It contains:
- a CDS encoding suaprga1-like protein (similar to Metarhizium acridum CQMa 102 XP_007813795.1); this encodes MLSLRSFARSAPRAMSRLASASMRSGVARPSTFAKASAISALRPARAAAFSTTAGRRAADGETDDELSAKLESEIQIEEEMKAQEQQPASIKDFLDNSPFELIDTPGQEVVKLVRSFGNEKITVSFSIADITNYDPYTEDAALEDEEFDDSIQSPGKQSNNAAEEADEMDELDEEAAAPINLSIVVEKPGKTAGALNIDATAQDGNIVVENMFFYEDAKVAKVESPESAQKRADVYPGPPFGSLDEDLQVLMERFLEERGITQAMAVFVPDYVDVKEQREYLRWLSNVKGFVDA
- a CDS encoding oxysterol-binding protein (similar to Aspergillus clavatus NRRL 1 XP_001270576.1); amino-acid sequence: MSSSTAPPTTAPLAAEAPDEPQNEGSKLRTFLGILRKFIGVADLAAVRFSLPSQLLEPTPNLEYWTYLDAPNAFIAIGTSEEPLDRMLEVVRFWLTKDLKYAKGKPCKPYNSCLGEFFRCNWETEDNAPKIETAELSGYQSGSDKGSLRSLKLPPKSDKNESTVSLSVPKHGTSTPDKKPIRISYLTEQTSHHPPVSAFHIACPEKGLSARGFDQISAKFTGTSVKVLPGEHNMGIFITLDKFGGETYQLTHPAAHLGGLFRGALSVSVSEMAYITCPETKLKCILHYVEDGWLGRTTNKIDGVIFRYDPENDTKTRVQDVPDEDILVRLNGPWREKVVFSIGPKPVKSVPPEHQYTIIDVAPLHVASKVLPPEEQQLANESLTLWGGVTKAILAKQFSKATDLKVELEEKQREKAREREKSNETWQPVFFEHVVGNGGKPDLTDKGRQVLERAQQGDWSMEGIL